The DNA sequence GAGGCGAGTCCCCTGTCGGTCGTCACCGTGACGATGTTCCGTGCCAGCTCCTGTGTCTCGGCCGATAGACCGAGCTGCTCGCAGTACTCGTCCACGTACGCCGAGGGGTTGAACGACTGGATCCGGATACCCAGTTCGGACTGGATCCATTTCGACCGACGGAACAACAGTTTCTCGGATATGTCCGCTTCCGCGGCTATCTCTCGTGGATGGGCCGGAACGTTCTCGCGCTTGCACGCGAGATACAGCGCAGCCGTCGCTATCACTTCACAGGAACGCCCTTGCTGTGTCTCGTCGGTGTACACCTGATGAAGGATAGCGTAGGCGGTTTCACAGACGGTCTCGGGCAGGTCGAGCGCGTCAGCGACGGCGCGAATGCGCTCGTCGCCTCGTTCGCGCAGTGCGTCGATATCCATGTGTTCCCACAAACCGACGTGTTCACTGGCACTTCGCCACCCAGACATCTATCTCTTTCGTCGGTCGGGGTATCCCGCCGGAACCCGAACGGTCGTTCATTCGATAGCGATCGATCCGACGGCCTTTTATGATAGACGGGCATCGGATAGAGTGCGACGAACCACACGCGGAAGGCGAGACGGTCCTCGACCTTCCCCGTACGCTTCGGACGGGGTCGGACCCGTTCCGGATGACAGGGTTTATATACGCTTCATCCGGTACGATACAGTCCGAACCGGAGCCCAACACGGCATGGATCAGTTCGCCGTGTCTGGGTCTCGACGGGTCAGCTCCCGTCGAGGTGGGTCCGATGGGTTTATGTACCCGTCGTGGCCTACTCTTACATCCGAAGCGGTGGGCGGCTCACGCTGCCCGGGACTTCGAGCGAGCGGCCGACGCTCGCCGGGCCGGTTCGACGGGTTTATGTACCCGTCGTGGCCTACAAAGAAGTCCGAAGGAGATGAGGATTCCACCCCTGCGGTCCGCCGTACACGATGGGATCTGATGTTAGCCTTGGTAGTTCGGTGCCACCCGGCCGGTCAGCGGCTCGGTGGGCACCGAGCACGGACCACGCAATATGGTGTATACTCTGACGAGTATACCCGCCAAGCCCCCCAGTCCACCACGGACTGGGAACATTCCGGTTGATCCTGCCGGAGGCCATTGCTATCGGGGTCCGATTTAGCCATGCTAGTCGCACGGGTTCAGACCCGTGGCGAATAGCTCCGTAACACGTGGCCAAACTACCCTACGGAGGAGGATAACCTCGGGAAACTGAGGCTAATACTCCATACAGCTCTCTCCCTGGAACGGGCTGAGCTGGAAACGCTCCGGCGCCGTAGGATGTGGCTGCGGCCGA is a window from the Halostella salina genome containing:
- a CDS encoding transcription initiation factor IIB family protein; the protein is MDIDALRERGDERIRAVADALDLPETVCETAYAILHQVYTDETQQGRSCEVIATAALYLACKRENVPAHPREIAAEADISEKLLFRRSKWIQSELGIRIQSFNPSAYVDEYCEQLGLSAETQELARNIVTVTTDRGLASGKSPRGFAAAAVYYAATIRREDCTQTDVHEIADVSKITIRNRYQEQAEAVGDLVTDSGELAAN